One Methylosinus sp. LW4 genomic region harbors:
- a CDS encoding YifB family Mg chelatase-like AAA ATPase, with translation MVVRVATVAFEGIEAKPVDVQVQIASGNVVFTLVGLADKAVAESRERVRAALVASGLALPAKRITVNLAPADMPKEGSHYDLPIALGVMAAIGAIPSDALDGFTVLGELGLDGAIAPVAGVLPAAVAANMRGHGLICPRQCGPEAAWASSDMEVIAPRSLIQLVNHLKGVQALSRPEPAVRAAATALPDLSDIKGQESAKRALEIAAAGGHNLLMNGPPGAGKSMLAARLPSILPPLSPRELLEVSMIHSVAGEIAGGELTDRRPFRAPHHSASMPALVGGGSHARPGEISLAHNGVLFLDELPEFLAQALDGLRQPLETGEVAVSRANHRAVYPARFQLVAAMNPCRCGHALEPGFACRRQPNERCIAQYQARLSGPLIDRFDLRIEVPAVSAADLVLPPPAEGSAEVAARVAAARERQGRRYAALGLPGSTTNASAPASAIEKAAALDASGTALIREAAERLGLSARGFHRALKLARTIADLDGSDAIARRHLAEALAYRGGAGARVAA, from the coding sequence ATGGTGGTCAGAGTCGCGACGGTCGCCTTCGAGGGCATCGAGGCCAAGCCCGTCGACGTCCAGGTGCAGATCGCCAGCGGCAATGTCGTTTTCACCCTGGTCGGCCTCGCCGACAAAGCGGTCGCCGAATCGCGGGAGCGGGTGCGGGCGGCGCTGGTCGCCTCCGGCCTCGCCCTGCCGGCCAAGCGCATCACCGTCAATCTCGCGCCGGCCGACATGCCCAAGGAGGGCAGCCATTACGATCTGCCGATCGCGCTCGGCGTGATGGCGGCGATCGGCGCCATTCCCTCGGACGCGCTGGACGGCTTCACCGTGCTCGGCGAATTGGGGCTCGACGGGGCGATCGCGCCGGTCGCCGGCGTGCTGCCCGCCGCGGTCGCCGCCAACATGCGCGGCCATGGGCTCATCTGCCCGCGCCAATGCGGGCCGGAGGCGGCCTGGGCGTCGAGCGACATGGAGGTGATCGCGCCGCGCTCGCTGATCCAGCTCGTCAATCATCTCAAAGGCGTGCAGGCGCTCTCGCGGCCGGAGCCGGCCGTGCGCGCGGCGGCCACGGCGCTGCCGGATCTCTCCGACATAAAAGGCCAGGAGAGCGCCAAGCGGGCGCTGGAGATCGCGGCCGCCGGCGGCCATAATCTGCTGATGAACGGCCCGCCCGGCGCCGGCAAATCCATGCTGGCGGCGCGGCTTCCCTCTATTCTGCCGCCGCTGTCGCCGCGCGAGCTTCTGGAAGTCTCGATGATCCATTCCGTCGCGGGCGAGATCGCCGGCGGCGAGCTCACCGATCGGCGCCCGTTTCGCGCGCCGCATCATTCCGCCTCCATGCCGGCGCTGGTCGGCGGCGGCTCCCATGCGCGCCCGGGCGAGATCTCGCTCGCCCATAATGGCGTGCTGTTCCTCGACGAGCTGCCGGAGTTTCTGGCGCAGGCGCTCGACGGCCTGCGCCAGCCGCTGGAGACGGGCGAGGTCGCCGTCTCCCGCGCCAATCACCGCGCCGTCTATCCGGCCCGCTTTCAGCTCGTCGCGGCGATGAACCCCTGCCGCTGCGGCCATGCGCTGGAGCCGGGCTTCGCCTGCCGCCGCCAGCCCAACGAGCGCTGTATCGCTCAATATCAGGCGCGGCTCTCCGGCCCGCTGATCGACCGTTTCGACCTCAGGATCGAGGTTCCGGCGGTCTCGGCGGCCGATCTCGTGCTGCCGCCGCCGGCCGAAGGCTCCGCCGAGGTGGCTGCGCGCGTCGCCGCGGCGCGCGAGCGGCAAGGCCGACGCTATGCGGCGCTCGGCCTTCCCGGCTCCACCACAAACGCCAGCGCGCCGGCCAGCGCGATCGAGAAGGCCGCCGCGCTCGATGCCTCTGGAACGGCGCTGATTCGCGAGGCGGCCGAGCGTCTCGGCCTCTCGGCGCGCGGATTTCATCGCGCGCTGAAGCTCGCCCGCACCATCGCCGATCTCGACGGCTCGGACGCCATAGCGCGCCGCCATCTCGCCGAAGCGCTCGCCTATCGCGGCGGCGCCGGAGCCCGCGTCGCCGCCTGA
- the htpG gene encoding molecular chaperone HtpG: protein MRKAARAAGADRKAETTPVNDHAETQTTERSDYGFQADVARLLELMTHSVYSERDIFLRELVSNSADAIEKLRFETVANEGLAAQAGAPLVTIALDKEARTLSVADNGVGMSREDLVAALGTIASSGTRAFLDDLEAKGGADKGGSLIGRFGIGFYSAFMVADRIEVATRRAGASEAFLWTSEGKGSFQIAPLAVEDAPTVGTKVTLHLNAESEEFLEPYRIEQILREHSGAIAIPIDLVEEKGKEPRRLTDGVALWTRPKSEISEQDYKDFYQQISGQFDEPALTIHWRAEGRTEYTVLAFAPGSRPYDLFDPQRKSRSKLYVRRVLISREADLLPPWLRFMRIVVDSADLPLNVSREMVQNNPILGAIRKAIGTRVLKELADLAANDAEKFASVWKNFGAVIKEGLHEDPARRDEIFAIARFATSQHQDGGRSLKDYVENLRPNQTAIYYITGDDKKRLASSPQVEGYRAKGIDVLLLDDPVDSFWVTSAVGYDGKPFKSVTQGAADIDAVPAPEGSETPPAEASADVALLTAVLKETLAEHIDDVRVSTRLRESPACLIAADHGFDLQLARMLQESGNKGVFGKPVLEINPSHEAVLALAQKAKADRAGAEDGLWLLLDTARIADGEAPLDAAAFAKRVAALLAKS, encoded by the coding sequence TTGCGGAAAGCGGCGCGCGCGGCGGGAGCCGACAGAAAAGCGGAGACGACGCCCGTGAACGACCACGCCGAGACCCAGACGACCGAGCGCAGCGATTACGGCTTTCAGGCCGATGTCGCGCGGCTCCTGGAGCTCATGACGCATTCTGTCTATTCGGAGCGCGATATTTTCTTGCGCGAGCTCGTGTCCAATTCGGCGGACGCGATCGAGAAGCTGCGCTTCGAGACAGTGGCGAACGAAGGGCTGGCGGCGCAGGCCGGCGCGCCGCTCGTCACCATCGCGCTCGACAAGGAGGCGCGCACGCTCAGCGTCGCGGACAATGGCGTCGGCATGTCGCGCGAGGATCTCGTCGCCGCGCTCGGCACCATCGCCAGCTCCGGCACGCGCGCCTTTCTCGACGATCTCGAGGCCAAGGGCGGCGCCGACAAGGGCGGCTCGCTGATCGGGCGTTTCGGCATCGGCTTTTATTCCGCCTTCATGGTCGCCGACCGCATAGAGGTGGCGACGCGTCGCGCCGGCGCGTCCGAAGCCTTTCTGTGGACGTCGGAAGGCAAGGGCTCGTTCCAGATCGCGCCGCTCGCCGTGGAGGATGCGCCTACCGTCGGCACCAAGGTGACGCTGCATCTCAATGCGGAATCGGAGGAGTTTCTCGAGCCCTATCGCATCGAGCAGATTTTGCGCGAGCATTCCGGCGCCATAGCGATACCGATCGATCTCGTCGAGGAGAAGGGCAAGGAGCCGCGTCGCCTCACCGACGGCGTGGCGCTGTGGACGCGGCCGAAATCGGAAATCAGCGAGCAGGACTATAAGGATTTCTATCAGCAGATCTCCGGCCAGTTCGACGAGCCGGCGCTCACCATTCATTGGCGCGCGGAAGGGCGCACCGAATATACGGTGCTCGCTTTCGCGCCCGGCTCGCGGCCTTATGATCTCTTCGATCCGCAGCGCAAGAGCCGCTCCAAGCTCTATGTGCGCCGCGTGCTGATCTCGCGCGAGGCCGATCTTCTGCCGCCCTGGCTGCGCTTCATGCGCATCGTCGTCGACAGCGCCGATCTGCCGCTCAACGTCTCGCGCGAGATGGTGCAGAACAATCCGATTCTCGGCGCCATCCGCAAGGCGATCGGCACGCGCGTGCTGAAGGAGCTCGCCGATCTCGCCGCCAATGACGCGGAGAAATTCGCATCCGTGTGGAAGAATTTCGGCGCCGTCATCAAGGAGGGCCTGCATGAGGACCCGGCGCGCCGCGACGAGATTTTCGCCATTGCGCGCTTTGCGACGTCGCAGCATCAGGACGGCGGGCGCAGCCTGAAGGATTATGTGGAAAATCTGCGGCCCAATCAGACCGCGATCTATTACATCACGGGCGACGACAAGAAGCGTCTCGCCTCCAGCCCGCAGGTGGAAGGCTATCGCGCCAAGGGCATAGACGTTCTGCTGCTGGACGATCCGGTCGATTCCTTCTGGGTGACGAGCGCCGTCGGCTATGACGGCAAGCCGTTCAAATCGGTGACGCAGGGCGCCGCGGACATAGACGCCGTGCCGGCGCCGGAAGGCTCCGAGACGCCGCCCGCCGAGGCGAGCGCCGATGTCGCGCTGCTCACCGCCGTGCTGAAGGAGACGCTCGCCGAGCATATCGACGATGTGCGCGTCTCCACTCGGCTGCGCGAAAGTCCCGCCTGTCTCATCGCCGCCGATCACGGCTTCGATCTGCAGCTCGCGCGCATGCTGCAGGAGAGCGGCAATAAGGGCGTCTTCGGCAAGCCGGTGCTCGAGATCAATCCCAGCCATGAGGCGGTGCTGGCGCTCGCGCAAAAGGCCAAGGCCGATCGCGCCGGCGCGGAGGACGGCTTGTGGCTGCTGCTCGACACGGCGCGCATCGCCGATGGCGAGGCGCCGCTCGACGCCGCCGCCTTCGCCAAGCGCGTCGCCGCTCTGCTGGCCAAGAGCTGA
- a CDS encoding lytic murein transglycosylase, which yields MNRMTTALGAAALALAIGFGAPKALAAECGRNGEGFEAWLAGFEKEAVAAGISKAAIDSSLRDVYYDRSVISHDRGQKVFRQTFEQFSARMANSFRVSKGRALLQKHAALFKRIEQKYGVPGPVIVAIWGLETDFGSYLGDFATIRALATLAYDCRRADKFRAELLDALRIVERGDLDPAQMRGAWAGEIGQTQFMPSSYLKFAVDFDGDGKRDLVHNTADVLASTANFLHGYGWKPGAGWDEGEPNFPALLEWNKAKVYSKTIALLADKIKGDTRASGIGDPVETAR from the coding sequence ATGAATCGGATGACGACGGCGCTCGGCGCCGCGGCTTTGGCTCTGGCGATCGGCTTCGGCGCGCCAAAGGCGCTGGCGGCCGAATGCGGGCGCAATGGCGAGGGCTTCGAGGCCTGGCTCGCGGGCTTCGAGAAGGAGGCCGTTGCGGCGGGAATCTCCAAGGCGGCGATCGATTCGTCGCTGCGCGACGTCTATTACGACCGCTCGGTGATCTCGCATGATCGCGGGCAGAAAGTGTTCCGCCAGACCTTCGAGCAATTCTCCGCGCGCATGGCCAATTCCTTCCGCGTGAGCAAGGGGCGCGCGCTGCTGCAGAAGCATGCGGCGCTGTTCAAGCGCATCGAGCAGAAATATGGCGTGCCGGGGCCGGTCATCGTCGCCATTTGGGGGCTGGAGACGGATTTCGGCTCCTATCTCGGCGATTTCGCGACGATTCGCGCGCTGGCGACGCTCGCCTATGATTGCCGCCGCGCCGACAAGTTCCGCGCCGAGCTGCTGGACGCGCTGCGCATCGTGGAGCGCGGCGATCTCGATCCCGCGCAAATGCGCGGCGCCTGGGCCGGCGAGATCGGCCAGACGCAGTTCATGCCCTCGTCCTATCTGAAATTCGCGGTGGATTTCGACGGCGACGGCAAGCGCGATCTCGTTCACAATACGGCGGATGTGCTCGCCTCCACCGCCAATTTTCTGCATGGCTATGGGTGGAAGCCGGGCGCCGGCTGGGACGAGGGCGAGCCGAATTTTCCGGCGCTGCTCGAATGGAACAAGGCGAAGGTCTATTCCAAGACCATCGCCCTGCTCGCCGATAAGATCAAAGGCGACACGCGCGCATCGGGAATCGGCGATCCTGTCGAGACGGCGCGATGA
- a CDS encoding Bax inhibitor-1/YccA family protein, which translates to MSNFDRNTSFGYRGGVSRAGTAEIDEGLRAYMLGVYNYMVLGLGVTGVVALGTHMLAVAKEGGRQIALTPFGQMLYTSPLKWAVMLAPLAFVFFLGYRADRISAATARNLFLAFSAVMGLSMSSIMIVFTGASIAKVFFITAAAFGGLSLYGYTTKRDLSAFGSFLVMGLWGLVLASLVNLFFQSSAMQFALSILSVFIFAGLTAWDTQSIKDGYYQNAGYGQEMVQKQSIFGALSLYLDFINMFQSLLYLFGERND; encoded by the coding sequence ATGTCCAATTTCGACCGCAACACGAGCTTCGGCTACCGGGGCGGCGTCTCCAGAGCCGGCACGGCCGAGATCGACGAGGGCCTGCGCGCCTATATGCTCGGCGTCTATAATTACATGGTCCTGGGTCTCGGCGTGACCGGCGTCGTCGCGCTCGGCACGCATATGCTCGCCGTCGCCAAGGAAGGCGGCCGGCAGATCGCGCTCACGCCCTTCGGCCAGATGCTCTACACGAGCCCGCTGAAATGGGCGGTGATGCTGGCGCCGCTGGCCTTCGTCTTCTTTCTCGGCTATCGCGCCGACCGCATCTCCGCGGCGACGGCTCGCAACCTGTTCCTCGCCTTCTCGGCGGTGATGGGCCTGTCGATGTCGTCGATCATGATCGTCTTCACGGGCGCGTCGATCGCCAAGGTGTTCTTCATCACCGCGGCGGCCTTCGGCGGCCTTAGCCTCTATGGCTATACGACGAAGCGCGATCTCTCGGCCTTCGGCTCCTTCCTGGTGATGGGCCTTTGGGGCCTCGTGCTGGCGAGCCTCGTCAATCTGTTCTTCCAGAGCAGCGCGATGCAGTTCGCTCTGTCGATCCTGTCGGTGTTCATCTTCGCGGGCCTCACCGCCTGGGACACGCAGTCGATCAAGGACGGCTATTATCAGAACGCCGGCTATGGCCAGGAGATGGTGCAGAAGCAGAGCATCTTCGGCGCTCTGTCGCTCTATCTCGACTTCATCAACATGTTCCAGTCGCTGCTCTACCTCTTCGGCGAGCGCAACGACTGA
- the prmC gene encoding peptide chain release factor N(5)-glutamine methyltransferase: MIAPALEDARRAAALEEVAAFLERNGIEDARRDARALLFAAGGFGAAELLLEPMAQLSEAGRAALRDSARRRAAREPVSRILGARGFWTQDVVVAPGVLDPRPDTETLIELSLELMRERRRDSLLILELGVGSGAVLCALLSEFPAARAIGVDLSAEACAAAALNLSRCGFANRASLLRGRWADALAARFDLIVSNPPYIASGELDALEPEVRLYDPRLALDGGVDGLSCYREIIDDLPRLLAERGAAVLEAGDGQARSVAALMAEKGLEPAGIRKDAGGRERAVAARRRS; this comes from the coding sequence ATGATCGCTCCCGCGCTCGAGGATGCGCGCCGCGCCGCGGCGCTCGAGGAGGTCGCGGCCTTTCTCGAGCGCAACGGGATAGAGGATGCGCGCCGCGACGCGCGCGCGCTTCTATTCGCCGCCGGCGGCTTTGGCGCGGCGGAGCTGCTGCTCGAGCCGATGGCGCAGCTGAGCGAGGCGGGGCGCGCAGCCTTGCGCGATTCCGCACGGCGCCGCGCGGCGCGCGAGCCGGTGTCGCGCATTCTCGGCGCGCGCGGCTTTTGGACTCAGGATGTCGTCGTCGCGCCGGGCGTGCTCGATCCGCGCCCGGATACGGAAACGCTGATCGAGCTTTCGCTCGAGCTGATGCGCGAGCGGCGGCGCGACTCTCTGCTGATTCTCGAGCTCGGCGTCGGCTCGGGCGCCGTTCTCTGCGCCTTGCTCTCGGAATTTCCTGCAGCGCGGGCGATCGGCGTCGATCTTTCCGCGGAGGCTTGCGCCGCCGCCGCGCTCAATCTCTCGCGCTGCGGCTTTGCGAATCGCGCCTCATTGCTGCGCGGGCGTTGGGCCGATGCGCTCGCCGCGCGCTTCGATCTCATCGTCTCCAACCCGCCTTATATCGCCAGCGGCGAATTGGATGCGCTCGAGCCGGAGGTGCGTCTTTATGATCCGCGCCTCGCGCTCGACGGCGGCGTCGATGGCCTTTCCTGCTATCGCGAGATCATCGACGATCTGCCGCGCCTGCTGGCCGAGCGGGGCGCGGCCGTGCTCGAGGCGGGCGACGGCCAGGCGCGCAGCGTCGCCGCGCTGATGGCGGAGAAGGGCCTCGAGCCGGCCGGAATTCGCAAGGACGCCGGCGGGCGCGAGCGCGCCGTCGCGGCGCGTCGTCGCAGCTGA
- a CDS encoding ATP-binding protein, producing the protein MPAVPPCVFGLLAFFAVLAPAVWLWLSRARRARRRRAVETELEGLRDEIWELRAAAAARDRAEAASQAKSRFLATVSHEIRTPLNGVLGLAQLLAATRLDAEQASYVEAIAASGRSLAQLIDDILDFSKIEAGKIELSVEPFALTPLVEGVVELLAPRAQAKHLEIASYIAPDAPEIVAGDAARVRQVLVNLAGNAVNFTASGGVGLRVERDAKGALAFRVADTGPGVAPAAREIIFEEFEQGDGSSTRRHGGTGLGLAISRHLAALMGGRLEIEEQAGAGAVFAFTLPRGPHALFDDRTRERKRPLAGSRVLIVSPTIFEGPFMAEILRAAGAQTEIAREETSGARRLGDEPDGGFDAVIVDCAFGEAATERLADEARRAGAGRVFLMFSPMERRAFGEAALRHFDGWLVKPVRAASLVERLSAAPPPSRNDADYVAPERTLAGRRMLVAEDNDVNALIVCRHLEKLGALVTRAEDGARAVELARSSIGGRLRPFDAILMDVFMPELDGLEATRLIRAEEARMGAPRLPIIALTASALEEDERAARGAGVDFLLTKPVEFDALSRTILEAIDASRRADGAREAI; encoded by the coding sequence ATGCCTGCTGTTCCGCCTTGCGTTTTCGGCCTTCTCGCCTTTTTCGCCGTTCTGGCCCCCGCCGTCTGGCTATGGCTCTCCCGCGCGCGGCGGGCGCGCCGGCGCCGGGCGGTCGAGACCGAGCTCGAAGGATTGCGCGACGAAATCTGGGAGCTGCGCGCCGCCGCCGCCGCGCGTGATCGCGCCGAGGCGGCGAGCCAGGCCAAATCGCGTTTTCTCGCCACGGTGAGCCATGAGATCCGCACGCCGCTCAATGGCGTGCTCGGCCTCGCGCAATTGCTGGCGGCGACGCGGCTCGACGCCGAGCAGGCGAGCTATGTCGAGGCGATCGCCGCCTCCGGCCGCTCGCTCGCCCAGCTCATCGACGATATTCTGGACTTCTCCAAGATCGAGGCCGGCAAGATCGAGCTTTCGGTCGAGCCTTTCGCGCTGACGCCGCTCGTCGAGGGCGTCGTGGAGCTGCTGGCGCCGCGCGCCCAGGCCAAGCATCTCGAGATCGCGAGCTATATCGCGCCGGACGCGCCGGAGATCGTGGCCGGCGACGCCGCGCGCGTGCGCCAGGTGCTGGTCAATCTCGCCGGCAACGCCGTGAATTTCACCGCGAGCGGCGGCGTCGGCCTGCGCGTCGAGCGCGACGCCAAGGGCGCGCTGGCGTTTCGCGTCGCCGACACCGGGCCGGGCGTGGCCCCGGCGGCGCGCGAGATCATTTTCGAGGAGTTCGAGCAGGGCGACGGCTCGTCGACGCGGCGCCATGGCGGCACCGGCCTCGGCCTCGCCATCTCCCGCCATCTCGCCGCGCTGATGGGCGGCCGGCTGGAGATAGAGGAGCAGGCCGGCGCCGGCGCGGTCTTCGCCTTCACCCTGCCGCGCGGGCCGCATGCGCTCTTCGACGACCGCACGCGCGAGCGCAAGCGGCCGCTCGCCGGCTCGCGCGTCCTCATCGTCTCGCCGACGATCTTCGAAGGCCCGTTCATGGCCGAGATTTTGCGCGCCGCCGGCGCGCAGACCGAGATCGCGCGGGAGGAGACGAGCGGCGCCCGCCGCCTCGGCGACGAGCCCGACGGAGGTTTCGACGCCGTCATCGTCGATTGCGCCTTCGGTGAGGCGGCGACCGAGCGTCTCGCCGACGAGGCGCGCCGCGCCGGCGCCGGCCGCGTGTTCCTGATGTTCTCGCCCATGGAGCGGCGCGCCTTCGGCGAGGCGGCGCTGCGCCATTTCGACGGCTGGCTGGTGAAGCCGGTGCGCGCCGCCTCGCTGGTCGAGCGCCTGTCCGCCGCCCCGCCGCCGTCCCGCAACGACGCGGATTACGTCGCGCCCGAGCGCACGCTCGCCGGCCGCCGTATGCTCGTCGCCGAGGACAACGACGTCAATGCGCTGATCGTCTGCCGCCATCTCGAGAAGCTCGGCGCGCTGGTCACGCGCGCGGAGGATGGCGCGCGCGCCGTCGAGCTGGCGCGCTCCTCCATCGGCGGACGGCTGCGGCCCTTCGACGCCATATTGATGGACGTTTTCATGCCCGAGCTCGACGGCCTCGAGGCGACGCGCCTCATTCGAGCGGAGGAGGCGCGCATGGGCGCGCCGCGCCTGCCGATCATCGCGCTCACCGCCAGCGCGCTCGAGGAGGACGAGCGCGCCGCGCGCGGGGCGGGCGTCGATTTCCTGCTGACCAAGCCGGTCGAGTTCGACGCCCTGTCGCGGACCATCCTCGAGGCGATCGACGCCTCCCGCCGCGCCGACGGCGCCCGCGAGGCGATCTGA
- a CDS encoding DUF4167 domain-containing protein, which translates to MRPGQNKRIRGRNGGRKGPNPLTRSYESNGPDVKIRGTAQHVAEKYLQLARDAQSSGDTIMAESLLQHAEHYFRLIAAAQAAQQQAQGGYGGRPYETSDSDVDDDDDFSGISDRFAPLSERLPQTAGYQPPPQQPYASAPYAQPAPQPQFAPQPQPQPYEERPIGDRAGGEQPRYERQPRQDRGGQDRGGQDRGGFRDRRDRNNGNGGEANAEGGGERPHRQNFDRNRERRFPPRVQPAAQEEAPAAALPSFITAAPIRAAGPEEGEAFARSERAVVREHEEAAAGFHLNQRRRRRTRAQGEEANGNVADESPRTGELPLAD; encoded by the coding sequence ATGAGACCAGGACAGAATAAACGCATCCGCGGCCGTAATGGCGGCCGAAAAGGACCCAATCCCCTCACGCGTTCCTACGAGTCGAACGGTCCCGACGTCAAAATCCGCGGCACGGCGCAGCATGTCGCCGAGAAATATCTCCAGCTCGCCCGAGACGCGCAATCCTCCGGCGACACCATCATGGCCGAGAGCCTGCTCCAGCACGCCGAGCATTATTTCCGCCTGATCGCCGCGGCTCAGGCCGCGCAGCAGCAGGCGCAGGGCGGCTATGGCGGCCGGCCCTATGAGACATCGGACTCTGATGTCGATGACGATGACGATTTCAGCGGCATTTCGGATCGCTTCGCGCCGCTGTCCGAGCGTCTGCCGCAGACCGCCGGCTATCAGCCGCCGCCGCAGCAGCCCTATGCGTCCGCGCCTTATGCGCAGCCGGCGCCGCAGCCGCAATTCGCGCCGCAGCCGCAGCCGCAACCCTATGAGGAGCGCCCGATCGGCGATCGCGCCGGCGGCGAGCAGCCGCGCTACGAGCGCCAGCCGCGTCAGGATCGCGGCGGGCAAGACCGTGGTGGACAAGATCGCGGCGGCTTCCGCGATCGTCGCGACCGCAACAATGGCAATGGCGGCGAGGCGAACGCCGAGGGCGGCGGCGAGCGTCCGCATCGCCAGAATTTCGACCGCAATCGCGAGCGTCGCTTCCCGCCGCGCGTGCAGCCCGCCGCGCAGGAGGAGGCGCCCGCCGCCGCCCTGCCGTCCTTCATCACCGCCGCGCCGATTCGCGCCGCCGGGCCGGAGGAGGGCGAGGCTTTCGCGCGCTCCGAGCGCGCCGTCGTTCGCGAGCATGAGGAAGCCGCCGCCGGCTTTCATCTGAACCAGCGCCGCCGCCGCCGCACGCGCGCGCAGGGCGAGGAGGCGAATGGCAATGTCGCCGACGAGTCGCCGCGGACGGGCGAGCTGCCGCTCGCCGATTGA
- a CDS encoding DUF2794 domain-containing protein: protein MSETETTDPSRRRGLLSVVAGRASNETERARGAPERSAPLVSFDRHELRLLLDLYGAKVAAGEWRDYAIDFSPAKAVFSIFRRASEAPLYRIEKNPELARRQGAYCVVAAGGLVMRRGHDLARVVAVLQKKLELVRD, encoded by the coding sequence ATGAGCGAGACGGAGACGACCGATCCCAGCCGGCGGCGCGGCCTGCTCTCCGTCGTGGCAGGCCGCGCGAGCAATGAAACCGAACGCGCCAGAGGCGCGCCCGAGCGCAGCGCTCCGCTCGTGTCCTTCGACCGACACGAGCTGCGACTGCTGCTCGATCTCTATGGCGCCAAGGTCGCCGCCGGCGAGTGGCGCGATTACGCCATCGATTTCTCGCCCGCCAAAGCGGTGTTCTCGATCTTTCGCCGCGCCAGCGAGGCGCCGCTCTATCGCATCGAGAAAAATCCCGAGCTGGCGCGCCGTCAAGGCGCCTATTGCGTCGTCGCCGCCGGCGGCCTCGTCATGCGCCGCGGACATGATCTCGCGCGCGTCGTCGCCGTGCTGCAAAAGAAGCTGGAATTGGTGCGCGACTGA